The Haloterrigena turkmenica DSM 5511 genome includes the window TCGCGTTCGCCCACGGCTTCGACAGGCAGCCACAGCAGTTGCACGATCGGCGCGACTGAGCCGTCGTCCGATTCTGGTCGAGACCGAGCGCGCTCGAGGACGGCGTCGCGGCGCTACCGCCCCGTATCGTACTTGTAGGTCGCCGATTCGGTGTCGATCCCGAAGTCCTCGGCCGACTCGTCGTTCGACACGTCCTCGCGGCCCTCGGGAGCGCGTTTGAACGCCTCACGGAGTCGGTCGGGCATCCGGAACTGATCGACGTCGATCGCGAGCGGCACGGCGTCCGGATCGACGCCCTCGCGCTTGTCCTCGAGTCGGTCCTGCAGAACCGCCGGCAGTTCCGACTCATCGATGCGTTCGAAGCCGAACTGGGCGAGATAGGCCCCCTCGCCGGTCAGTACGTAGACGGTGTCGAACCCTTCGTCGCCAGCGTACTCAACGAGCCGTTCGACGACGTGGGCGCCGACGCCCTGTTCGCGCCAGCCCTCGAGCACGCCGATACTGGTCAGTTCGCAGACGTCGTCCGCGCGCCCGCTGGCGCGATCGGAGTCGGTTTTGTGGATCCGGATCCGTCCGAAGCCGGCCTTTTCGCCCGACGCTTCGTCCACTGCGACGACGTAGTCGCGCGAGCGGAACGCCGTCTCGTCGAGCCCCATTGCCTCGATGTGATCGAGCAACCAGACCTCTTCCCTGTTTTTCGCGTCCCGCACGTACATGATTCGAGGTACGACCCGTGCAGCCAAAAGTATTTGCGGGTTCGCGGGCGGCCGATTCGGCCTCCCGTAGCGCGAACGGTATCGTTCGTCGCATCGATCGAACCCGTTCCTCTCCCCCTATGGATGGACAATCGAACCATTTTATCGATATATGGCCTAACATTGACCTATAGTTCTTCGATAAGGGTATCGGACTAGCTAAGAACTCTCGAATACATCAATATGTGGGAAACACTTATACTGTCGTGTGGTGATGGTTGGCACACAATGGTCGAATGTGAACGCTGCGGTGACGAGGTATCCCGTCTCTTCGAGCACCGAACCCGAACGGAGACCATGACTCATCGGCGAACCGAGCGCGTCTGTGCGAGCTGTCACCCGACGCTGCCGGCCAAACGAGCGCGAGCGGACGCGTGAGCGCGCGGTCACCGACGGCGGCACGCGCGTCAGTTCCTGCCCGACCTGTTCGGGAACGACGATCGACGACGGCGGCGTTCTCAGGTGCGTCGATTGCGGCTGGACCGGTGTGTGAACGGGCTGTCCCGTCCGATTCTGTCGAGTCCCTTCCTCGAGTCATCTCACCGGCCGCTCTTGTTCGCCGATAGTCACTCGTCGCCCGAAACGCGGTCTCGAACGGCTCGAGACGATCGTCGCTTCCGCTCTCTGATTCTACGCCTCCAACGGCCCTGCTACAGGATCGTTTTCGCGACTCCGGGCCGACTCGAGGCGCTTACTGAACCCGCTGCGGTCGGCCGTCCGACGAACCGGTCCGCGCCCGTTCGACCAACCGTTCGACCCGCTCACTCGTGTCGGGGTGCGTCGAGAACAGCCGCGTCCAGTCGTCCTCCTCGGTGTGGACGTACAGCGGCGAGAGCAGCCCTCGGCGCGGATCGGCCACGCGCTGGATCTTCCGGAGCGCGCGAGCGAGCGCGAGCGGGTTCCCGGTGACCGCGGCCGCGCGGTCGTCGGCGGCGTACTCCCGCCGGCGCGAGTGGGCGCGGACGGCGAGGGTCACCAGCAGGAACGCCAGCTGGACGCCGCGCTCGAGACGCCGGAGGAGGCGACCGAAGATCGTGTGCGGCCACGCACCCGGGCGGCCGCGCATCCACGCGATCGCTCGCGCGGCGCCGACGGTCGCCAGCAGGAGCGGCGAGACAAGCAAGAAGAGGAATCCGGCGACCGTCTGGAACACGCTCAGCGCCAGCGTCTGGACGAACGCGTCGTACCCCTCGAGGTGGGCCAGTTCGTGGGCGAGCAGTCCCTCGAGTTCGTCGACGGTCAGGAAGCGAAGCAGCGATCGGTCGAGGACGATCGCACCGCTGCGCGCCGAGCCGATGGCGAACGCGTTGGGCGCCGGGAGTTGAGCGACGTAGAGTGTCGGCGCGTCGACGCCCATCCGGTCCTCCAGACGGTCGAGGCGGGAGTAGAGTTTCGGGGCTCGCGACCGCGGGATTTCGACGGCCTCGAGCCGCGAGAGGACCGCTGACGTGCCGAACCGGTAGCTCAGGTAGCCGACCAGCAGTCCGGCTCCGACGACGACGAGCGTGGTCGTCGCGGGGTCGGGGGCCGCCCGCCAGAGGGCGGCGAGCGCCAGGTAGCCGATCCCGGCGACCCCGAGATACGTCAGGAGGAGCAGGCAGCCGATGGTGACCATCAGGAATCGGGTGCCCGTCGAGCGGGAACGCATGGCTGTCGGTCGGTAGGACCGGCTCTCGGAAACGGGTATCGGATTTCGCGGCCGTGATCGTCGGCGGCGGACGGTACCGAACGGGCGACCGCCCGCTGGCGCCGGGTCGGGTCAGTTCGGATCCGGTCCGGTTCGCTCGGATCAGCTCAGCTCAGACCGGGGTGGGTCGGGCACCGTCGGACCGGGAAACTACCCCGTCGTCAGCGCCTCCTCGAGACGGTCCTCGAGCGCCTCGAGGTCGTCGGCCAGCGCCTCGCCGTCGGCGTCCGCGAGTTCGTCGATGCGGTCGGCCAGCCCCTGCAGCCGCGAGTACTTCTCGTCCTCGTCGACGCCGATCTTCTGGACGTAGACGTCCTCCTCGGCGTCGAACACCGCGTCCTCCTCGAGGTCGGTCACCGAGAGGACGACGTCGAGTTTGTCCGGATCGACGCCGAGGACCCACTCGCGGGGGATCCCGCGCTCGTCGAGCGCGGCGAGGACGGTCTCGTCGTCCTTCGGACGGCGACGAGTGCGGGTCGTCCGCCGGACGGTCCCGAAGCGGCCGTGGAGCTCCTGGTCGGGGCCGAGTCGCTCGAGCAGTTCGTCCCGAGCCGTCGCGCGGACCCCGTCGGCGCCGCGCTGGACGTCCGAGGCCATGACGTAGTAGTCGGTCAGGGCGTCGGTATCGAGCGACTCGAGGGCGGCGTGATCGTCGACGTCCAGGTGTTCGACGAGGTGGGCCAACAGGAGGGCGTCGTCGTGGAGCCGCTCCGGCGGCGTTCGCGCGTCGGCCGCCGAGACGAGAAACGGGCTCTCGCCGCCCGTCGCGTCCTCGTCTCTGACGATTGCGTCATCCTCGACGGCATAGGAGTCAGAGAGCGTGAGGACCGTCGCGTAGGGTTCGACGCCCGGCTGCAGGTCGTCGACTGCCATCCCCCGGTCCTCGAGCTGGTCGTCGAAGACGCCGAACTGCTCGCGCCAGAGCGGGCGTTCCTCGGTGCTGTCCGCGAAGCGGACGACGATCCGGTCCTCGGCGGTGGTCTCGATTCGAAACGGCCGCTCGGACAGCGGCGTCAGGAGCTGCGAACCGGACTCGAGGGACGTACACTGCGATCGAAGGTCGGTCCAGTCGTCGTCGTTCATAGCGCTCGCTCCCACGCTCGAGCGCAAAAAGCGATGGCCGGAATCTGCGGCGAACTCGAGCGGTCACCCCGGTCGGATCGTGTTAAACTCCCGCATAGTGTATTGTTCCCTGACAGTTCGTGGGAAACCGTTACACACCTCCTCGGCGCACGGCCAGCTATGGACTGTCTCTTCTGTAACGCGGCGGTGCCGTTCACCCAACATAAAATGGCGTATCACATCTTTGAACTCGCCGACGTCGACAATCGGTGGCGGCTCTGTCGCGACTGTGCCGAGTTCCGGACGGCGGGCGAGGAGTACACGGGCGCCGGTCACCGGAGCACCGGCAGCCAGCACGGACCCGGGACCTGCGTCGACTGCGACGAGGACGCGGCGTACGGCGTCGCGCTGTTCAAGGAGACGCCCGCGGGCGATATCGTTCCCGGCGACAGCGTCTACCACGTCCTCTGCGAGGAGCACGTCGAGGAACGCCGGGCGTGACCGGAGTGACGTCGGCGGTGATCGGGCCGATAACGGCGGTGACCGGGCCGATAAGGGCAGCGGCTGGTCGACGATTGCAATTCGTCAGAAGCGAACGCTCGATTACTCGAGGGCCGCCGGTAACTGGGTGAGCGAGGCCAGCCGGTAGGTGGGAGCGGCGTCGGGCGACTCCGCCGTCCCCATCTCCATCTCGTCGTCCGCACGCGCGACCAGCGCCGAGTCGATGCCCGCGTTGTGGGCCGCCTGCACGTCCACCGGTCGATCGCCGACGTACAGCGCCGACTCGGCCTCGAGGGAGTCCATGGCACGTTCGATGTTGGTCGGATCGGGCTT containing:
- a CDS encoding M48 family metallopeptidase; the protein is MRSRSTGTRFLMVTIGCLLLLTYLGVAGIGYLALAALWRAAPDPATTTLVVVGAGLLVGYLSYRFGTSAVLSRLEAVEIPRSRAPKLYSRLDRLEDRMGVDAPTLYVAQLPAPNAFAIGSARSGAIVLDRSLLRFLTVDELEGLLAHELAHLEGYDAFVQTLALSVFQTVAGFLFLLVSPLLLATVGAARAIAWMRGRPGAWPHTIFGRLLRRLERGVQLAFLLVTLAVRAHSRRREYAADDRAAAVTGNPLALARALRKIQRVADPRRGLLSPLYVHTEEDDWTRLFSTHPDTSERVERLVERARTGSSDGRPQRVQ
- a CDS encoding GNAT family N-acetyltransferase, encoding MYVRDAKNREEVWLLDHIEAMGLDETAFRSRDYVVAVDEASGEKAGFGRIRIHKTDSDRASGRADDVCELTSIGVLEGWREQGVGAHVVERLVEYAGDEGFDTVYVLTGEGAYLAQFGFERIDESELPAVLQDRLEDKREGVDPDAVPLAIDVDQFRMPDRLREAFKRAPEGREDVSNDESAEDFGIDTESATYKYDTGR